TGGTCGCCTCCTTCTACCGGCTCTGGTTCTCGGTGCCGCTGCTCTGGGCGGTGCCGCTGCTGCATGCCCCGGCGCGCGGCCGGCTCGACCGCGACTGGCTGCGCGCCTCGCTGATCGGCGGCGCGCTGTTCGCCATGCACCAGGTGCTGTTCTTCACCGCCCTCAAGACCACGACGGTGGCCAACGTCGCCCTCATCGGCGCGCTGCAGCCGCCCCTGGTGCTGTTCGTCGCCCCGCGCTGGTTCGGCGAGGCGCGGGCGCCGCGGGCCCTCGGCTGGTCGCTCACCGCGGTGGGTGGCGCCGCGATGGTGGTCGTCGGGGCGGCGGGCCTGCCGGGATGGAACCCGCTCGGCGACGCGTTGGCGGTCGCCAACCTGTTCGCCTTCACCGCCTACTTCCTCGCCACCAAGCGCCTGCGCGATCGCGCCGGCGCCACCGAGTACATGATCGGCATGACCACCGTCGCGGCGCTGATCATGCTCGTCATCTGCCTCGCCAGTGGGCAGCCGCTGCTGGCGCCGCGCGGCGGGGAGTGGGCGGTGCTGCTCCTGCTGGCGCTGTTCCCGGGCACGCTCGGCCACTTCCTGGCGGCCTGGGCGTATCCGCACGCCTCCGCGTTCGCCGTGTCGATTCTGTTCCTGGCGGTGCCGGTGGTGGCGAGCGCCGGCGCGGCGGTGTTTCTCGGCGAGGCGCTGCGCCCCCTGCAACTCGTCGGCGCCGCGGTGGTGCTCGGCGCGGTCGCGGCGGTGGTGCTGCAGCAGTCGGCGCGCGCCGGCGAGGAGCTCGCCGAGAGCGTGGTCGAAACCGATGCGCCGTGAGCGATGAAGGAGGCCCGCCGGGGCGGCGGGCCTCCTTCATCCCCGGCTCACACCAGGGCGCGCAGCAGCCAGAGGCTGGCGACCGCGATGAACAGCCCGGTTCCGGTGACGAAGCCCGAAACCGGCGGTGCCCAACGGTCGCGCTCGGACACCGGCGCGAGCAGGAAGTCCGCGCACTCGGCGCGCGATGTGACCAACAGCGCGCTCAGCACCAGCCCGGCCAAGGCCCCCGCAAGCAGGTTCACATCCATCACCGATTTCCCCCTTCTCGATCGGCCGCCCGTGAATCCCAGAACCCCCGGCAGCGCGCCCTTGCCCGGCGGCGCTGCCTTCTCACGGCCCATAGATGCGATGAACCGACCGCATTAGGCAACAAAAAAATGCGCATAAGCGGTCTTCCGCGGCGCCCGATCGGTCTCGGATGGCGATCCGGCGGCGGATGTGCTCTGAGCAGCGGCGGGCTGGGGTGATGGTCGGGAGGGGGCCATGAGGTGGCAGTCGGCGATCCTGATGGTCGGGGTGGCCTGGGCGCTCGGGGCGTCGGCGGCCCGGGGCGAGGACAGCGACCAGTTCCGGTGGTACATCGGCGGCCGCTTCGATCTCTTCTCGCTCACCCATACGCACGACTTCGTCGGCGGCGAGATCGGGGTGAACTTCAATCGCTACCTCGGGGTCGAGCTGGCGCTCGACAACTGGGAGCGCAAGGTCGGCGATCTGAGCGAGCTGGCGATCACCAGCATCACGCCGCAGCTCCGGCTGCGCTATCCCATGCTGGACGATCGCCTCACCCCGTATCTGGTCGCCGGCTTCGGGCCGGCGGTGTCGCAGGCCAACGACGGCCGCCAACCGGTCACCTGGCTCGGCGGCAAGACCGAGACCCACCTCGGCGGCACGATCGGCGCCGGGATCGAATACTTCATCGCCGACAACATCGCGGTCGGGTGGGAAATCAAGCAGTTCCTGTCGGACTACGTCGCCTACGAGGCGAACGGACGTCAGGGCCGCACCAGTCTCTCCTCGCCGCTGATGGGGCTGAGCCTGCGCGTCTTCTACCCCCTGCTGCATCCGGAAGCGGCGGCGGCCGCGGCGGCGGCGGCGACGGCGCGCCTCTACGTCGACCTGCGCACCGGCGGCGCGCTGCTGCTCGATCTCGAGCCGTTTCCCGGCGTCTCGGCGCGGCCGGAGCAGTCGGTGTTCGGCAGCAACTTCACCTTCGGCTTCGGCGCCAGCCTGGGCGCCGACTTCGGCCGCTACTGGAGCGTCGAGCTGTCGCTCGACAACTACGAGATCAAGGTCGGCCTACCCGGGGTCGGCGACATCGGCGAGTACGCGGTGTTCCCCGTCATGGTCCAGCCGCGCCTGCGCTATCCGCTCTTCGATGATCGCCTCGAGCCGTACGTGTTCGTCGGTCTCGGCGCCGAGCTCGGGCAGCTCAACGACCTGAACGAGACCGGCAAGGCGCTCAAGCCGAAGGCCGAGGACGTGACCATCATCGGCGGCTTCGGCGTTGGCGCCGAGTACTACCTCCTGGAGAACGTCGCCATCGGCCTGCAGACCAAGTACATCATCTCGCGCGGCCATCAGTTCAGCCTGCCCGGGCAGCCGACGGTCAACGGCGACTTCGACTCGCTGCTGCTGTTCGGCAACATCCGCATTCTGTTCGCGGATCTCTGACGCCGTCACGCCGGCGGCGCCTCGAGCGGCGCCAGGGCCGTGGCGGCGAGCGAGAGCGAGCGACCGTGGTATTCGGCGACGCCGGGGCGCGTCGACAACGACAGGATCCCGCTCTTCGGCAATCGTTCGCGCAGGACGGTGTAGACGCGCCGCTCCGTCTCCTGGTCGAGGCCGGCGGTGGCGTCGTCGAGCACGACCCAGTCGGGCTGGTGGAGGATGGCGCGGGCGATGGTGAGGCGGAGCTGCTGCTCGGCGGGGAGCTGTTGCTCCCACGGCTCGCTCTCGTCGAGGCGACCGGCAAGCGATTCGAGGCCGACCGCGGCCAGCGCGCCCCGCACCTGCTGGTCCGGAAACGCCTCGGCCGGCGAGGGGTAGGTGACGGCCTCGCGCAGCGTTCCGATCGGCAGGTACGGCTGCGACGGGAGATAGAGCGGCAGCGCCTCGGCCGGCAGCTCGATGCGGCCGCTGCCGAACGGCCACAGGCCGGCGAGGGCGCGGAACAGCGTCGTCTTGAGCACGCCGGCGGTGCCGACCATGGCGACGCGCTCGCCGGCCGCCACCGTGGCCTCGAGGCCGCTGGCGATGGCGGTTCCATCAGGCTGGCGCAGCGCCAGGTGCGCGAGGTGCATCTGCGGGCGATCGGCGGTCGCGAATTCGATGCCCTGCAGGGCGCCGAGCTCCTCGCGGGTCCGGTCGAGCACGTCCTGGAAGACCGCCAGACGCTCGACGCTGGCCCGCCAGTTGGCGATCTCCTGGTAGGCGTCGACGAACCAGGACAGCGCGCCCGACACCTGGCCGTAGGCGATGCCGGTTTCGGTGAGCTGGCCGAGCGTCATCCGCCCGGCGAAGAAGGCGGGCGCGGCGACCAGCAGGGGGACGACGCCGTTCGCCTGCCCGATGCCGCTGGTGAGCAGGGTCAGGTTCCGCTGCGCGGTGATCAGCGCCCACCAGTTGGCGACGATGTTGCGGAAGCGGCCGAGCGCCCCCTGGCGCTCGACGGCGTCGCCGCGCGAGATCGACACCGCCTCGACGTGATCCCGGTAGCGCACCAGCCCGTACCGGAAGTCGGCCTCGAAGCGCAGGCGGTTGAAATTGATCGACACCAGGGCGCGGCCGACGCGGTTGGTCAGCCAGGTGGCGGCCAGGGCGTAGAGGATCGCCACCCACATCATCAGTCCGGGGATCCAGATCTCGTGCGTGCCCAGCCGCAGCGGCCACTCCCCCGACAGGCGCCAGAGGATGCCGGAGAAGGAGAGCAACGTCGCCACCGCGGACAGCAGCGACAGCGACAGGCCGAGCGCGCTGGCGACGTACGTCTGCACGTCCTCGGCGATGCGCTGGTCGGGGTTGTCGTATTCCTTGTGGTGCAGCTCGCGCTGCCAGAAGGCGCGCGGGCCGATCCAGTCGCCGAGGAAGTGATCGGTGAGGCGCTCGCGCCAGCGGATCTGCAGGATGTTGCGGACGTAGATGCGGTAGGTCGAGACGAACACGACCAGCAGGGCGACGGCGAGGAAGACCTGCATGGCGGTGAGGAAGGCGGTCGCCTCCTTGTTCTGCACGGCGTTGAACACCGTGGCCTGCGCCTGTGCCAGTTGCACGTTGCCGTAGACGGTGCCGAGCTCGCCGGCGATGCAGAGCGCCAGCAGGCCGGCTCCCTTGGTCCGGTCGGCCGACGTCCAGTAGATGCGCGTCAACCGCCGCAGGTGCTGGATGAAGCGACGCTCGAAGATCCCTGTCTCGGTCGACGCCACGGCTCCTCCTTCTTCGGGCGCCGCGCAGTCTGGCGATTCCGCGCGGCGAGTCAAACGAGACCCGGAACGCCAGGGGCGAGATCGGGAACCCTTACAATCGAAGGCAGGAATTTCCGGTGGCCGGATGCACGCCCCCGCCGCTGGTGGCGCGGAGCCTGATCACTGACGTCTGGCCGCGGGATTGCTCTGCCGATGCGTTGGACGGACATGGAAGGCCATCGCAGCAAGCCACCGCGGACCAGCGTGCCGCCCATCGCCGGCGCTGCCACGGCTGCGGGCGAGGCGGACCGGAAGGTGGACGACATTCTCGCCGTGCTGGCGCACGAGCTGCGGACGCCGCTGCAGGCGATCCTCACCTGGGCCGACGTCCTGCGTCGGCAGCCGCTCGATGGCCGCCTGGTGCTGCGGGCCGCGGAGGTGGTCGAGCGCAGCACCCGCACCGAGATGCGGGCGATCGGCGATCTGCTGGACCTGTCGCGCATCGCTGGCGGACGGCTGCGGCTCGAACGCCACCGGGTCGACATGCTTGCCGTCGTCCGCCGGGCGCTCGACAGCGCGCGCGCCGCCGCGGCGGCGCGGCCCGTCGCCGTGATCTTCGACGTGCCCGCCGCGCCGTGTCACGTGCAGGGCGACGCGGACCGCCTGCAGCAGGTGGTCTGGCGCCTGCTGACGAATGCGATCGAGCGCACGCCCGCGAACGGCCGTGTCGAGGTGGCACTGGCGATCGAGGGCGCGCAGATCGTGCTGCGCGTCCGCGACGACGGCCCCCGCATCCCGGATTCGCTCCCGCCGCACGTGCTCGATCGCCTCCACCAGGCGGACCGCAGCGCCGCGCAAGGGCACGGCGGACTCGGCCTCGGACTGACCCTGGCGCGCCATCTGGTCGAGCTGCACGGCGGCGCCCTGGCGGCGGCGAACGCCGTCGGCGGCGGAGCCCTCTTCACGGTGTGCCTGCCCGCCTCACCCGCCTGATCCCCTCTGCCGCGTCGCGACGCGCACGGGGTCGGATGTCACTCCGCCGCCGCGGTGGGGTCGTGCAGCCATCGCGTCACCACCCGGCAGGCGAGGTCGAGGTTGCCCATCTGGCAATGGCGGTCGGCCTGTTCGGCGGCGGTGAAGACGCGGAGCCGGAGCGAGCGCGCGGCGCGGAGGGCGGCGGCCTGGCGCTGGGCGAGCGCGGGGGGCTGGAAGGCGTCGTGCTCGCCGCAGCACAGCAGCACGTGCTGCGTGACCCGCTCGCTGCCGAGGTGAGCGGCGTTCATGCCCAGGAACCAGTCGACGACGTCGACCGGCTCGCGGCCGTCGACCAGGTACAGCGTGTGGTCGACGACGTGGCGGAGGACGGGGAACAGGCGGGCGCGCAGGCGCACGCTCCAGTTCATGAAGCGGCGTCGGCGCAGCATCCAGCGCGTGGCAGGGCGCAGCGGCGCGGGCAAGCGGTGCAGCCAGTCGTACACCGGCGGCCAACTGACGACGCGGTCGATGCGCGGCTCCAGGCTCGCGGCGCGCAGGGCCCAGTACCCTCCCATCGACAGGCCGACGAGGGCGGCGCGATCGATCGCGAAGTGGTCGAGCACCGTCGCCACGGGTTTCTCCCAGTCGTGGTCGAACAGCAGCCCGCCGAGGGCGCGGGCGCCACCCTGCCCGGGTCCCTCGAAGGCGATCACGTCGAATCCGCTCGCCGCCAGGCGTTGCCAGACGGCGTAGAATTCCTCGATCAGCGAGTCGAACCCGCCGTGCAGCAGCACCGTGCCGGTTGCCGCGCCGCCGACGGCGGGCAGCCGATAGGCGGGCAGCGCGCCGCGCCCGTAGGGGATCTCGTGCCGCCGCGCCCCCTCGTCGCCGAAGGCGCGGTCGAAGAGGTCGCGGTAGCGCCGATAGATGGCGATGCCTCCGCCGGCGCGCTTGTGGGTGAAGAACTCGGCGAGGCGCAGATAGCTCGTGGCATGCCGCAGGCGGTCGTCGGCCTCGGCCCGCTCCGAGAGCGCGGCGAAGACCGGCGGACAGTCGGCGAACGAGCGCAGCGCGCGCGCCGCGGCGCCGAGCTCGCGGCGATCGGCAAAGCCGAGGGCGTGGGCGCGATTGAGCTGGTAGTTGAGGAACGCATCGCGATGAAACGTCTCGAAGCCGACCGGCAGCTCGGCCGGCGCGCCGCGTCCGGGGGCCATCGCGCCGCACCCTACACCCGCAGCCCGCGACCGCGGAACGCCGCCGCACTCCCATCGCGAGCCCGCCGCCCACCGGTGCACTTCCTGCCGAGCGGCGACGACCATCGCTTTGTCGATGCGCTCGACCGCGCTGTGGAACACGGTTCTGACCCCACTCTGACCACAAACCCCTCGAATCTAGGCCGCGCTCCGATCAAGAAGGCCGGCGACCGTGCCGGCACTGCGGGCGGTCCACACCCCGCCGATCTGCCGAGAGACGTCGGATGCGACTGCTCCCCAACCGCCCATCCGGTTGCTTCGGTCGAGCACGCCACGGGGAGTGGCCGCATCGCGCTTCCAGACCGCCACCGCACGAGGTCGAAGGCGCTGGAATACGGCGCGCGGAGTCGATTGAAGCCGGGACGACCGGCAGCTTCCCGATACCCAGAATCACGAAGGCCGGCGAACTCTCGATCCCGAGGAACGTGATGTCGTTCTGGAGGTCGTCGGCTATGTAGTTCGAGCTGTGGTCGTGAGGCAGCGTGAGGCCTGTTGTACGGCGTGGCCACTGGGAAACTTGAGACGCTGAGGGTCGCGGTGTCGATCACGGAGGCTTGGCCAGGCCCGATGAAGTTGGCCGCCCCCTCGGTGGACAGGTCAAAACCGGCCGCCCAGACATCGGCTCAAGACGGCAAGGATGGCGCTCGTCGTGCCGCCGGGGGGACGGCGGCCGGAAAGTGGACGGAGGTATCTTGATGGCGGGCGGGACGTCGCGGATCTAAAGCGTATGCGGTAGAAGGCTCACTCGATGGCCTGGTTGCTCGCCGCCGCGATAGTAGCCGCGATTGTCGGTTCGGCATGGCAGCGGTTAGATGACAAATGGAGTGAGCGCGGCAAATATCTTTTGACCTGCTCCGCCACGGCCATTGGTGTCGGCTTGGCTCTGTGGGCTGATCGGTTCGAGGTTGAGCGTCGAGAGCGCGACCAGCTCCAGGCGCTTTTCACTGATCTTTACGTCACAGCCCAGAACCTTGGGACGGGAATCAACTGGACACTGCAAGACACGGGAAAGAGCGAACCGAACTGCGCCCTGTTGGAACAGCTCCGGGTAGACCGGGAGATGCTCAACAAGACCAAGTGGGATCGACCGGAGGCAGCAAAGCACACAAGCCAACTGCTGCGGCAGTCGTTGCGGATGACCTTCCTGGAGCTGCACGGATGGGGCGCACAAGTTGAGCAGGACTGTAAGGAAGGAAAGCCGCTTCAATCAATTGGGCTGCGCTTCTACCAGGCCTACGCCGCGAAATTGACCTTCAAACTTGGGCTCGCGGTCGCGAGTCTTGATGCCACGAATCCTCTGGACCGTAAGAAATTGTTTCGTTGTCTTGCGGCGCTACACGTGCCCTTTCGTTTTGCGCTGGTTAACTCAGTGAAGGAAATCGCTTTTGAGTCAGAATGTTGTGAGGAATTTCTACGCGCAAGCGCATCCGCCGCAGAGAAGTGGGCAGGTACGAGTGATCCGACGTTCTTTCGCGAGATACGGATGCCACTGCCGGAGTCGCTCATCTCCCTGATCGATGAATGCCCATCGGCCCGACAGGTTTCGCCTGTAATCCCCTGTACGGAGTGACGTGTGGCATTCAAACCGCCAACTTGCGCTTTGAATTGCGGAGGTCGTATCGAACAGCGCCGGAACCAAGTGGCGCCATGCCCTTCGACCCGCGCGGAATCCAGCACATCCGGCATCCAGACGGGCCGAATCTAATCGACGACGGCAGCGTGTCGTCAGATGCGCTCACGCCGAAAGAGAAAACCCCCCGGTCGCCCGGAGGGTTTTCGAGTGGGCCGCGAGTGACTCGAACACTCGACCCGCTGATTAAGAGTCAGCTGCTCTAGCCAACTGAGCTAGCGGCCCGCGGGGAGGTAGGTACCGAATCGGGTTGACGAAGTCTACCCACCGGCGGGCGCTCGGCGGGGGATGTGCGGGTGGGCGCGAGGCGCGGCGGCGACGATGAGGCCACTTCCCCGAGCGCGCGGCCTTTGGCATCAAGGAGGAGAGGATCAGGGCATGAAGAGGACGGGCATCGCCGGGTTGGTACTGTTGGGCGCGCTCGCCGCCGGGTGCGCGGCGCGCCATCCGGAGCAGGAGCTGAGCTCGACGCGGGAACGCGAGATGACGCTCGGGATCGTGCAGCGCGAGATCCGCGTCGGGCTGAGCCAGGATCAGGTGGCGGCGGCGCTGGGCTCGCCGAACATCGTCACCCGCGATGCCAACGGCAACGAGAGCTGGATCTACGACAAGGTGGCCAGCGAGGCGTCCTATTCGACCAGCGATCGCTACGGCACGATCCTCATCCTCGGCGGCAGCAGCGCCCAGGGCGCTGCATCGAATACGCAGCGCACGCTGACGGTGGTCATCAAGTTCGACGCCCAGTCGCAGGTGGAGTCGTTCTCGTACCACGCGAGCAAGTTCTGAGGGTCATGCGGACCGCGGGCCCTCTCCTCGCCGCCGCGGCGGCGCTGGCGCTGGTCGCCGGCTGCCTGCCGCCGACCAAGCCGCCGCCGACCCAGCTCGAGGTGCGCGAGTACCAGACCCGCACCTTCGACACCGCCGACACGGCGCTGGTGCTGAAGGCGATGTTCAACGTCCTGCAGGACGACGGCTACGTGGTGAAGAACGCGGTGGTCGACCTTGGCCTGATCACGGCGCAGAAGGAGAGCGATGTGGCGCCGGGCCGCTCCGGCAGCGGCGCCGACGCCGGCGGCATCTTCGGCGGCTTCGGCGGCATCATCATCGGCGGCCGCGGCCCGGGCGGGGTGGTGGTCGGCGGCTCGCCGCAGGAGAACAGCTTCCCCAAGACCGAGGTGCGCGATTTCACCGGCAACGTCAGCTCGTTCGGCAAGCAGACCAAGGTGCGGGTGAGCTTCCAGCGCAAGGTGCTCGACAACCGCGGCCAGGTGGTCGAGGTGGAGCCGATCACCGACCTCGAGTTCTACCAGAGCTTCTTCTCGCGCATGGACAAGAGCCTCTTCCTGCAGAAGGAGAATCTCGGCTGAGCCGGCCCGCCGCGGCCGCGTCGGCGACGCGTTGCCAGGGGCGCGACGCGATGTCATGCAGGCCGGCATGAGCGATCTCGCCCCGCGCTCGCGCGCCGCCTTCGATGCCCTGCTCGATCTCCTGCGCGAGATCGGCGCCTCCCACTTCTCGCTCGCCCGCGGCGTCATCGACGAGACCACCGCCGCCGAGGGCTACCGCTTCCTCCTCCACCTGCTGGCGGCCGGCGCCGAGCACCACGTCGACGGCGATCCCGAGCGGCCGCTCTTCACCCGCATCGTCTCGCCGAGCCGCAAGGTGCTGGGCGACAACCCCGATGCGCTCTACTACTGGACGCGCATCGACGGCCGCCGCGCCTACCGGGTGCGCGGCGCGCTCGACGGCGCCGTGTACACCTCGTTCACCGTCCACGGCGTCGATCCCGCCGGCGGCAGCATGGAGCGGGTGATCAGCGACGTGAACGATCGCGAGCTGGCGATCGCCGCCGACGGCACCTACGAGCTGACCATCGCCCCCGAGCCGCATCCCGGCAACTGGATCCGCAGCGAGCCCGACGCCACCGCGGTGATCACCCGCCACTATTTCGAGCGCCCGCTCAGCATCGCCGCCGACCCGACCGCCGGCGTCCGCCTGCGCATCGAACCGCTGGCGCCGCCGCCGCCGCCGCCGCCGCTCACCGATGCGACGCTGGCGGCTCGCCTCGAGGCGCTCGCCCGCTACGTGCGCGGCAACACCCTCGGCATGCCGGCGCCCGGCGAGGGCCCGGCCTATCCCTTCGTCTCGCGGGTGCCGAACGTGCTGCCGAAGCCGGCCAGCTTCCGCGCCGCCGGCGTCGCCACCGTCGGCGCCGTCGACATCCACTACGCGATGGCGCCCTACCTGCTGCAGCCTGACCAGGCCCTGGTGATGGAGGGACGGCTGCCGGCCTGCGGCTTCGCCAACGTCGCGCTCTGGAACATGCACATGCAGACGCTGGAGTATCGCGGCCACCGCACGTCGCTGAACCGCGCCCAGATGCGGTTCCGACCCGACGGCTCGTTCCGCGTCGTCGTCGCGCCACGCGACCCGGGCGAGCCGAACTGGATCGACACCGAGGGGCACCCGATCGGCATTGTCTTCTGGCGCATCCTCCTCCCGGAATGGGAGCCGGAGGAGATCCGCTGTTCGGTGATCGACCTCTGATTCACCCCAGGGGCAGCCGCGCGCGGTCGTCGAAGCGGGCGACGAAGCGACGGTCGATCCAGTCCTTCAGCCGCCAGGCCCAGCGGCCGCGCGCGGCGAGGCCGGCATAGCTGAGCAGGGCGCGGCCATCGGCGGTGTTGAGCAGCGCCAGGGCGTGTCGTTGCGGGCGGAAGGGTCGGGGCGTGCCGCCGGCGAGCGCGGCGCGCAGGTTGGCGGCGAGGAGCGGTCCCTGGCGCACGGCGTAGACGCCGGACTTCGGCGTCGGCGTCGGCGGCGTGGCGCAGTCGCCGGCGGCGAAGACCTCGGGGCGCGCCGGACAGCGCAACGTCGCGTCGACGCGCAGGAAGCGGCGCTCGTCGACCGCCAGGCCGGCGGCGGCGAAGAGGCCGTCGCCCACCGCGCCGGCGGCGGCGACCACGAGGTCGGCTTCGAGCGCGCTGCCGTCGGCCAGATGGGCGGCGGTGGGCGACACCCGGGTCGCCGCCTGACCGCCGACCCAGCGGATGCCCGCGGCCGCGAAGGCCGCCTGGATCGCCGCCGCCGCCCGCGCGCCGAGCCCGGGGAGCGGCCGCGGCGCGGGATCGCAGACGGTCACACGTCCGCCCCCGGGGCGCAGTCGCGCCGCCAGGGCGAGGGCGAGCTCGCAGCCGGCGGCGCCGCCGCCGATCACCACGGCATGCGCCGACGGGCGGGCCGCGAGCGCCGCTTCGAGGGCCGCGAGCGCCGCGTCCATCGGCTTGATGGCGACCAGCGGCGCGCCGGCGTCGGCGGCGATCGGCGCCACCTGCGAGCCGATGTCGAAGGACACCACGTCGTAGTCGTGACGGACGCCGTCGGCGAGGGCGACCGCGCGCGCGTCGGCGTCGAGGGCGGCGGCGCGGCCGGCGACGAAGCGGCCGCCGGCGCGCGCGGCGAGGCGGCGGACGTCGATCTGCGCCGCGCGCAACGGGTACTGGCGATTGAGGACGCCCGGCACCATCCCCGAATAGGTGGCGAGCGGCGAGGGCGCGACGAGCGTCAGGTCGAGGCCGACGACGCGCTGCCGCGCCAGGGCCTCGAGGACGAAGAGATGGCTGTGACCGCTGCCGACGAGCAGCAGGCGCATGGCGAGCGGAGGGAGCGCGTGCGCCGCGCGCCGGTGCGCCGGTCCTGGGGACCGGCGCCCGGCGCGCGGCGCCGACTCACTGCGGCGCGCTGACGTCGATGCCGATCGCCTCCGTCATGGTGATCTCGACGCTGTCGCCGACGGCGACGCGGTTGAGGTTGTCGGGGTTGCGCGCCTGGACGACGACGTCCTCCCCGCCCTCGAGGCCGGCGAGCGTGACGGTGCCGGCCTTCTTGTCGATCGCCTTGATGGTCGTGGTGACGGTCACGGCGCGGGCGCCGGCGGCGCCGGGCCGCTCGCCCGGCTCGGCGCGCACGGCGTCCTCGGCGATGGTGACGCCGGGCGTCGCGCCCTGGCCCTTGCGGACCACCTGGTAGGAGAGCTGGCCGATGTAGGTGACGGTGACCAGGTCGCCGGCCTTCACCTGCGGCAGGTTGCGCACCTCGGGGCCGGCGTGGATCGTCGTCGTGCGGCCGTCCGGCAGGGCGAGCGTCACCTCGCGCGTCTTCTGATTGATCTTCTTCACCGTGGCCGTGGCGGTGACCACGCCCTGTTGCAGCACGCCGCTGGGCGGCGGACCGGGCGGCGGCTTCTGGGCGCAGCCGGCGGCGATCACGGCGAGCAGGGCCAGGGTGCGGGTGAGGGTGCGGTTCATGGGGTCTCCCTGTGCTGGGCGTCGCCGGCGGCGACGCGACGTGGACGCGGCCGGCAGCGGTCGCGCGATTCGTTATAGCGGTCGACGTGGACGCGCCTAGTGCAAAAGCGCCGCGGGGGTCAAATCCGGACGCGGCGAACGCGCCGCGCCGCGCCTCAGCGCTCCTCGGGCAGGAACTGGCGGATGAACGGAACCAGGTCCGGTCCCTGGCGGATGGTGTGTCCGCCATCCACCGGCACGCACTGGCCGGTGATCCAGCCGGCCTGGTCGCTGAGCAGGAAGGCCACCAGGGCGGCGACGTCGTCGACCGTGCCGAGGCGGGCGATCGGCATGCGGCGCAGGTATTCGGCGACGCTCTCCTCGGCGCCGACCAGCGGCGCCGCCATGTCGGTCGGCACCAGGCTGGGCATCACCGCGTTGACCCGGATGCGGTGCTCGCCGAGGTCGTCGGCGGCGCACGCGGTCAGCATGTTCACCCCCGCCTTCGAGACGCAGTAGCTGGTCATCCAGCGATGGGTCAGGCCGCCGGCGATCGAGCTGACGTTGACGATGCTGCCGCCGCCCGCCGCCTTCATCGCCCTGGCCTCGGCGCGCACGCAGCGGAAGGTGCCGACGAGGTTGGTCTCGAGCACCAACTGCAGCTCCGCGGCGGTCGAGTTGAGAACGCTGCCGACGCCCGGCTGGCCGTGCGAGTTGACCGCCAGGCGCAGCGCCCCGTGGCGGGCCACCGCGGCGGCGACGGCGGCCTCCACGGAGTCGTCGCTGGTGACGTCGCAGACGACCCAGTCGGCGCGCGCTCCGAGCGCGGCGGCGGCGTCGCGCACCACCGACTCGCGCCGGCCCGCCAGCACCACCGTGCCGCCGCCGGCCGCGACGTGGCGCGCGCAGGCGAGGCCGATGCCGGTGCCGCCGCCGGTGATCAGGGCGACCTGGTTCGAAAAGTCGGGCATGGGGTCCTCCGATCCCGGCATCTCCGTCACGAGGCGCCGGGGGAGCGCAAGCGGGGCGCCGGGCGAGCGCACTCCCGCCGGCGGCGAAAGCGCGCTATGGGTCGGTCGTCATGACCAAGAACGATGAGCAGGACTTCGCGTCGCTGCTGGCGGCGAGCGAGGCGCAGGCGACGCAGCGGCCGGCGGTCGGCGA
Above is a genomic segment from bacterium containing:
- a CDS encoding FAD-dependent oxidoreductase; its protein translation is MRLLLVGSGHSHLFVLEALARQRVVGLDLTLVAPSPLATYSGMVPGVLNRQYPLRAAQIDVRRLAARAGGRFVAGRAAALDADARAVALADGVRHDYDVVSFDIGSQVAPIAADAGAPLVAIKPMDAALAALEAALAARPSAHAVVIGGGAAGCELALALAARLRPGGGRVTVCDPAPRPLPGLGARAAAAIQAAFAAAGIRWVGGQAATRVSPTAAHLADGSALEADLVVAAAGAVGDGLFAAAGLAVDERRFLRVDATLRCPARPEVFAAGDCATPPTPTPKSGVYAVRQGPLLAANLRAALAGGTPRPFRPQRHALALLNTADGRALLSYAGLAARGRWAWRLKDWIDRRFVARFDDRARLPLG
- a CDS encoding SDR family oxidoreductase — translated: MPDFSNQVALITGGGTGIGLACARHVAAGGGTVVLAGRRESVVRDAAAALGARADWVVCDVTSDDSVEAAVAAAVARHGALRLAVNSHGQPGVGSVLNSTAAELQLVLETNLVGTFRCVRAEARAMKAAGGGSIVNVSSIAGGLTHRWMTSYCVSKAGVNMLTACAADDLGEHRIRVNAVMPSLVPTDMAAPLVGAEESVAEYLRRMPIARLGTVDDVAALVAFLLSDQAGWITGQCVPVDGGHTIRQGPDLVPFIRQFLPEER